The genomic region TCCTCCGTTTACTCTTAAATTTGCGCGgctgctttatctaacccgaagaACTGTCCGTATGATTTACGAAGCTTTTTATCCCGAACCATGAAATCCCGAAAATCGTGtcttatacacttaaatttgagccgtttgggagccCGTACTGAGTCATGTCTTTTTTACTCCCAGTTTTTCCACCACGTGTCTGGGGTCGCTTCATCAGTTACCGTATTTGATTTCAGCCCTAAATAACAAGTTATCACTTACAatctatttttaaggagtacTCGATTTTCTTCCGAGATTTGTTTATCGCATACCGACACACTCAAACGTCCTCTGTTTCTTCTCAAAATTtatgtggctgctttatctgacccgaggaactgtcCGCATGATATACGAACTTTTTTGTCCcgagaccccgaaatcccgaaaaccgtgtattatacacttaagtTTGAGTCGTTTGAGAGCTCGTACAGGGTCATGTTTCATTTACTTCCAAGTTTTTAAACCACGTTTCTTGAGTTGCTTCATCAGTTAccgtattcgatttcagccttaaataacaagttatcatctatttttaaggagtaccCAATTTTCGTTCGGGACTAGTTTATCGCATAGAGGCACACCCAAACGTCCTCTGTTTCTTCTAAAAATTTGTGTGGCtgttttatctgacccaaggaactctCCGCATGATTTACAAACCTTTTTTACTCGGGACCCCGAAATCtcgaaaactgtgtattatacacttaaatttgagccgatTTGGAGCTGGTACACGGTCAATTTTTCTTTTACTCCCAGTTTTTCCACCATGTGTCTTGGGTTGTTTCATCAGTTAccgtattcgatttcagccctaaataacaagttatcatctatttttaaggagtaccCGATTATCGTCGGAGACTATTTTATCACATACAAGCACACACGAACGTGCTCTGTttcttctcaaaatttgtgtggttgCTTTATCTGACCGGAGAAACGGTCCATAAGATTTACGAACCTTTTTTCCCCTGGACCcggaaatcccgaaaaccgtgtattatgcacttaaatttgagccgtttagGAGCTCGTAGCGGGTCATGTTTCTTTTATTTACTCCTAGTTTTTCCACCACATGTCTGGGGTCGCTTCATCAGTTACCGTATTTGATTTCAACCCTAAAAAACAAGTTgtcatctatttttaaggagtacACGGTTTACGAGAGATTAGTTTATCGTATACCGGCACATCCAAAcgtcttctttttcttttcaaaaTTTGCATggatgctttatctgacccgaggaagtgTGCGTATGATTCACGAACCTTTTTGTCCCGGGACctcgaaatcccgaaaaccgtatattatacacttaaatttgagccgtttgggagctGGTACACGGTCAATTTTTTCTTTTACTCCCGGTTTTTCCACCATGTGTCTTGGGTTGTTTTATCAGTTAccgtattcgatttcagccctaaataacaagttattatctatttttaaggagtacTTAATGTTCGTCCGAGACTAGTTTATCTCATTCCGTCACACTCAAACGTCCTCTGTTTCTTCTCGAAATTTGTGTGActgctttatccgacccgagataTTGTCCGTATGAATTATGAAGCTTTTTAAACCAAGACACTAAattcccgaaaaccgtgtattatacctttaaatttgagccgtttgggaggtcagACAGGACATGTATCTTTAACTCCCAGTTTTTCCACCACATGTCTGGGTTGCTTCATCAATTACCGTATTCGATTTCAGCCGTAAATAATAAGTTATCATCTATTTTTAAGAAGTTCCCGATTTTCGTCCGATACTAGTTTATCACTAGCCGGCACACAAAAACGTCCTCTGTTTtatctcaaaatttgtgtggctgcTTAGGCTGACCTATGGAACCATACGTATGAAATACGATACGTTTTTGCCCCGTGACCCTTAAATCccgaaaactgtgtattatacacctaaatttgagccgtttgggaggtcgtaccgggtcaTAGTTCTTTAACTACCACTTTTTCAACAAGTGTCGGGAGTCGTTTCATCAGTTATCGTATTCGATATCAACCCTAAATAACAAGTTATCCtctatttttaaggagtaccTAATTTTCGTCCGAGACTAGTTTATCGCAGACCGGCACACCTAAACGTCCTCTGTTTCTTTCAAATTTGTGTGGCTATTTTATCTGACTCGAGAAACTGTCCGTATGATTTACGAACGTTTTTGTCCCGGGACACcgaaatcccaaaaaccgtgtattatacacttaaatttaaGCCGTTTCAGAGCTCGTAGCGGGTCATGCTTCTTTTACTCCCAGTTTTTCCACCACGTGTCTGGGTTGCGTCATCAGTTACCGTATTCGATATCAGCCCTAACTAACAAGTtatcatctatttttaaggaTTACGCGATTTTCGACCGAGACTAGTTTATTTCATACCGGTACACTCAAACGACCTCTGTTTcacctgaaaaaaaaaatttggccgCTTTATCAAACATATGGAACCGTCCGTATTGATTTACGGACCTTTTAGTCCCGGGACCCTGAAagcccgaaaaccgtgtattatacacttaaatataagccgtttgggaggtcgttcCGGGTCATGTTTCTTTTATTCCTAGTTTTTCCACCACATGTTTTGGGTTGCTTTATCAGTTACTGTATTCGGTTTCAGCTCTAAATAACAAGTtatcatctatttttaaggagtaccCAATTTTCGTTCGAGACTAGTTTATAGCATACCAGCACACTAAAACGTTCTATGTcatctcaaaatttgtgtggctccTTTAGTTGTCCAGAGGAACCGTCCATATGATTTACGGACGTTTTTGTCCTGGGACCTCGAAATCGCgaaaaccgtgttttatacacttaaatttgagccgtttggaaaGTCGTACTGGGTCATGTTTCTTTtactcccagtttttcaatcgcGTGTGTAGGGTTGTTTCATCAGTTACGGTATTTGATTTATGCCGTAATTAACAAGTTATCATTTATATTTAAGGAGTACCTCATTTTCGTCCAGGACTCGTTTATCGCGTACCGCCACCTTCAAATGTCCTATGTTACTTCTCAAAAATtttgtggctgctttatctgaccgaaGGGACTGTCCACATGATTTAAATACATTTTTGTCCCGAGACCCTGAAattccgaaaaccgtgtattatacactaaaATTTGAACTgtttgggaggtcgtatcggGTCATGTTTCTTTTACTCCCAGTTTTTCCACCACGTGTCTTGGGTCGTTACATTAGTTATCGTATTCGATTTCAACCCAAAATAACAAGTTATCATCTATTTTTAAAGAGTACCCGATTTTCGTCCAAGACTAGTTTATCACATACCGGCACACTTAAATATCCTCTGTTTCTTCTCGAAACTTGTGTGGCTACTTTAGCTTACCGAAGGAAACGTCCGTATGATTTATGGACATTTTTGTCCCGGGACGCCGAAATCctgaaaatcgtgtattatacacttaaatttgagccatTTTGAAGGTCGTACAGGGTCATGTTTCTTTTACTCTCAGTTTTTCCATCACGTGTCTAGGGTTGTTTAATCAGTTACGGTATTCGTTTTAAGCCGTAAATAACAAGTTATCATTTATGTTTAAGGAGTACCTTTCGCCCAGGACTCGTTTGTCGCGTACCGCCACCTTCAAATGTCCTATGTtacttctcaaaatttgtgtggctgctttatctgaccgaaGGAACTGTCCACACGATTTACACTAAGGTGAATGATATGGTTCTTATATTCTAAACACATGAATATTTAAAGATATTTATATAACATGAAAATGTCAATTATACAACGTCAACAAAGTCTTCACAAGACTACTTGTGGATACTAAATTACAAACTAAGACATAGATGGCTAATTATCTCTATGGATAGATGGATGGTTTCACCgtgctaatctaatctaagatctAAAGATAGACAAAGTTGTAATTGTTTGAGTTGTGTGTCATTTGTCTTGGTAAATGCCTCTTTATATAGGGACTAATCGACTATACACCAGCTCTTTGCAATTACTTCCTTAGTAGGGAGCGGTTTGACAACCGCTGATGCTTATTAAAACTGTTTCGAGGGCTGCTAACCTCTTCAAGTCTAGCGTTCCTCTTCTGGGCTTTCGTCCTTTTTTTTACGTGGATCACCTTGAATAGACGGAATCATCTATTATTTATATAGTAAGCACAAATAtcataaaataataaatttagtagCTTAATTAAATTGAACGTTAACAATAATTGTCAATAATCCAATATTATTTTTCATAACGAAAACTTTTGTGATTATGACAAATAGATCCGACTCAAAGATAACCCGATTTGAACAACCCTTTTGCTATGGTAGTAGTTGGGCCATGGATGATAGGCTTCTACAGTGTAAACTTACTTCACCCTTAAGAAAGATCGAAGCAAAATAATGCAATATTTGCTTTGAAATAATGGACAAGCGTCACGTCAACTTACACCGAACCAAAAATCACCCGTTCCTAAACCGACTAAACCGCTCCAAACTTCCATCTTCCAATATATGATATGCAACTATGCAACAAGTTTATCTTAAGGAGGATATCCATCTTAagattaaaacgggtcaaataatcTACCATTTGCATAGATATGACAAGTCTTTTGATAATTTCTAAGCATTTTGTTTTTGTGTAAATGGTATGTTATTTGACTTATGTAGATTAATAATTATGATAAATGAGACGATATCAACAAGGTGTATATAGTCACTTACCTTACTAAATCGGGAGAGTAGAATATCTATCTCGAACTTGCGGAACCCTCCAAGTAATTGCTCCAGGACGACTTTAGTATTGAACTAGTATCACGAATCCGTCGATCTAGATATTGATCACTAGGACCAATACCTATAGCTTCACAACCCAAGAACCTCCTCTCTCTAGTGTAGAGAAAGATATATTTTTGTTGTGTGATTTTTGGATGATCCAAATGCCTCCCAAAAGCCTTCTATTTATAGGCCTAGGAGAACTTTCTCTAAGAAAACCGTGTACTGCAATGGTTTCTCTAATAAAACCATGGGAGGGAGACCATGGTTTCTTATAAACCATGGGTCTCAAATGGTTTTTCTACAAAACCATGTCCATTTGTCCCAAACAATGGGACAATCACAGTTTATCCAAACGATCTGTAGAAAAACTACGGAATAAAATATTTCTGACTCATGGGTGGATCATTCGACTATTCTCTAACAACTTATTTTAAGTTTAAAATGAATAGTGTCGTCTTAAATGAGATTTGTTTAAAATGAATAGTGTCGTCTTAAATGAGATTTTGTAATATGACGATTGACGATGAGTTGATATTGTGCATATTATTACGTTGaagcaaaataaaggaagaaagaGCAAAATGATATATACACAATTAATCAAGTAATACTTGTGTACTTGGAAACATATTATTCTCAATCAATAATCAATATTACCATTTAAAATCGGAAATTACGATTTTCTATTTCTATCTATATACTTTGTTCTTTATAACATGGATCTCAAAATTTTTACTCTCAAGCAATACCATGGCATACACACTACAAAACATTTTCCGTCTTCCATACTTCACAAACATTCTTGTATTATGTGTTCCTCTACTCTTGCTTATGGCGATTTTACGTCGAAAAAGGCCATACCCGCCTGGTCCGAAAGGGCTACCGATTGTTGGCAATATGCTTATGATGGATCAATTGACTCATCGTGGGCTAGCCCAATTGGCTAAGACCTATGGTGGACTTCTCCATTTGAAGATCGGTGTGTTACACATGGTGGCGGTTTCCACGGCGGAAATGGCCCGTGAAGTCCTCCAAACCCACGACAGCGTCTTCTCGAACCGCCCTGCTACTGTTGCCATAGCTTATCTTAGCTATGACAGGGCGGATATGGCATTTGCCCATTACGGCCCATTTTGGAGACAAATGAGGAAAATATGTGTTGTAAAGCTATTCAGCAGAAAACGAGCCGAGTCATGGTCTTCGGTCCGTGAGGAAGTCGACTCAATGACCCGGTTTGTCTTGGAACAAGTTGGGTCACCGGTGAATATTGGGGAATTGGTATTTGAACTAACAAGAAACATAACATATCGAGCTGCATTTGGGTCGGGATTCACGACAGGCCAAACTCGGTTCATATCAATCATGCAAGAGTTTTCGAAACTTTTTGGTGCATTCAATATAGCTGATTTTCTACCATGGTTAGGGTGGATTCATGCACATGATTTCAACAAGAGATTAAAACAAGCAAGAGGAGCACTTGATGAATTTATCGACAAAATTATCGACGATCACATGGAGAAGAGAAGAAACAAGAAAAATAATGATCAGGTTAATGACTTGGATACAGATATGGTAGATGAACTTCTGGATTTCTATAATGAAGATGGAGAGAAAAATCCTGCAGATAATTCTCAATCTCCTATTCAGTTAACTAAAGATCACATCAAAGCAATTATTATGGTAAGTCATCATTCAAATTATAATTCGTAATTCGTTTACATTAATAAACTAGATGTGGAAAGATTTGTAAATATTCTCACTATGGTAAAAATGAGTTTACACTTAAATATCTCATGAGAATACTTGTAAATCTTTCCACATTTAGGTTATTAAGGGCCCACACTAGAAAAACCGTTCATAATTTCATTTTACATGCAATGAGAAGAAAGAATCATGCATATATATAAATggttagggtttttttttttttatcaagtaGAAAATGCTAGCTGTCGGTTGGTGATACCTAATTCGAGTATCACTCTGGCATGGATTATAAAACCcgctatttatttttattttttattaggtaaaaaaaaaaaaaaaaaaaaaaaaaaaaaaaaaaaaaacgctatTTATTGTCTCGATCATCAACCGTGAGAGAACGGTTCAGACCCAAACACACTAATCCGAGACTGCATCTCGATCAAATCATGGCCTAATCGACCAATCATTGACTCCTACTGTCCTACAGTATAAACTAATGTAATCAGTGTTTCCTAGGATGTCATGTTCGGAGGAACAGAGACGGTGGCATCTGCAATAGAATGGGCAATGGCAGAACTAATGAACACACCAGAAGAGCTCAAAAAGGTTCAGAAGGAGTTAGAAGATGTAGTCGGACTCAACAACACGGTTCAGGAAACTCATCTCGACAAGCTCACGTACTTCAAATGTGTGATCAAGGAAACCCTAAGGCTCCACCCACCTATCCCTCTCCTCCTCCATGAAACGGCCACAGACGTCACCCTAGGTCCGTACTTCATCCCAGCCCGCTCTCGGGTGATGATCAATGCTTGGGCCATCGGTCGTGACCCGTCTGTGTGGGAAGACCCAGACAAATTCAACCCAGCTAGGTTTGCTAAAGAAGGTGCCCCCGATTTCAAGGGGAGTGACTTTGAGTACATACCATTTGGATCAGGCAGACGGTCGTGCCCTGGTATGCAACTCGGACTGTATGGTTTGGATTTGGCTGTGGCTAATCTATGCCATTGTTTTACATGGGGCTTACCTGACGGACTTAAGCCGGGGAGTCTTAATATGGATGATATGTTTGGGCTTACAGCTCCGAAAGCAACTAGGCTGATCGCTGTGCCCACATATCGGCTAAAACACTCGCTGACATGAAACCAGGAGTATCAGTAATTCAGCAAACATTCCTATAAAACTAAGCAGGGATGAAATATGAACACACTAAAGCTCTATATAAAGTCagtttcacttttctattttccaAGTGGTTTTCTCAATTTGATGTTTTCCTAGTTCGACAACAAGATAAACTATGTTGAATTACAGAATATTTGCAGTTAAAATTTTACATAAGCGTATTGTATGTAAACTATGCTAAAACAATCAATGTTACAAAGTACGAGATATAAACTCATTCTGGCTTTGAAAAAAATTACCAGAAAAGAATAAATGTGTGATCATTTCATGAATATTTCTTCACGGCCTTGAAAAGAATGATGATTTTACAGTCACTACTCACGACAGTCAATTAGTCAT from Silene latifolia isolate original U9 population chromosome 3, ASM4854445v1, whole genome shotgun sequence harbors:
- the LOC141648474 gene encoding cytochrome P450 84A1-like — translated: MAYTLQNIFRLPYFTNILVLCVPLLLLMAILRRKRPYPPGPKGLPIVGNMLMMDQLTHRGLAQLAKTYGGLLHLKIGVLHMVAVSTAEMAREVLQTHDSVFSNRPATVAIAYLSYDRADMAFAHYGPFWRQMRKICVVKLFSRKRAESWSSVREEVDSMTRFVLEQVGSPVNIGELVFELTRNITYRAAFGSGFTTGQTRFISIMQEFSKLFGAFNIADFLPWLGWIHAHDFNKRLKQARGALDEFIDKIIDDHMEKRRNKKNNDQVNDLDTDMVDELLDFYNEDGEKNPADNSQSPIQLTKDHIKAIIMDVMFGGTETVASAIEWAMAELMNTPEELKKVQKELEDVVGLNNTVQETHLDKLTYFKCVIKETLRLHPPIPLLLHETATDVTLGPYFIPARSRVMINAWAIGRDPSVWEDPDKFNPARFAKEGAPDFKGSDFEYIPFGSGRRSCPGMQLGLYGLDLAVANLCHCFTWGLPDGLKPGSLNMDDMFGLTAPKATRLIAVPTYRLKHSLT